In one window of Bradyrhizobium sp. AZCC 1721 DNA:
- a CDS encoding class I SAM-dependent methyltransferase — MDTPESHEQNADQVAYWNGPAGQRWAERQAVQDVLLKPVADLVIDRARLNPGDRVIDIGCGSGATAIAFAQKVAPSGHVLGIDVSGPMLERARQAAPKDLPIDFILADATVYPFELASFDVLASRFGVMFFADPALSFSNMRRALKPSGRLAFACWREPRENPFFMAPLAAAYKHVPKLPQLGPEDPGPFAFASEARVRRILDAAGFAGVEMEACPLLLDAAIGRGLDGAVQGALEIGPVSRALDGQPEEARAAVAASIREALTPFAKGDAVLLPASVWIVTARAS, encoded by the coding sequence ATGGACACACCGGAAAGCCACGAACAAAACGCCGACCAGGTCGCCTACTGGAATGGGCCGGCCGGCCAGCGCTGGGCGGAGCGGCAGGCGGTGCAGGACGTGCTGCTCAAGCCGGTCGCCGACCTTGTCATCGACCGGGCCAGGCTGAATCCGGGCGACCGCGTCATCGATATCGGTTGCGGCAGTGGTGCCACCGCGATTGCGTTTGCGCAGAAGGTCGCGCCATCGGGCCATGTGCTCGGCATCGACGTATCCGGCCCGATGCTGGAGCGGGCGCGGCAGGCTGCACCAAAGGATCTGCCGATCGATTTCATCCTTGCCGACGCCACCGTCTATCCGTTCGAGCTTGCCAGCTTCGATGTCCTGGCCTCGCGGTTCGGCGTGATGTTCTTTGCCGATCCGGCGCTGTCTTTCTCGAACATGCGCAGGGCGCTGAAGCCTTCGGGGCGGCTGGCGTTCGCGTGCTGGCGCGAGCCGCGCGAAAATCCGTTCTTCATGGCGCCGCTTGCGGCCGCCTACAAGCACGTGCCAAAGCTGCCGCAGCTTGGGCCGGAGGACCCGGGACCGTTTGCATTTGCCTCGGAGGCGCGCGTGCGCCGTATCCTGGACGCGGCCGGCTTTGCCGGCGTCGAAATGGAAGCGTGTCCGCTGTTGCTGGATGCAGCGATCGGCCGCGGCCTCGACGGCGCAGTGCAGGGTGCGCTGGAAATCGGACCGGTGAGCCGGGCGCTGGATGGCCAGCCGGAGGAAGCTCGCGCTGCCGTCGCCGCTTCCATTCGCGAAGCGCTCACGCCGTTCGCGAAGGGCGACGCGGTGCTGCTGCCGGCGTCGGTCTGGATTGTGACCGCAAGGGCGTCGTAA
- a CDS encoding NADH-quinone oxidoreductase subunit C — translation MDDGKLDALGQTIVSALPGAATAHAVAFNQLTVTVEASKIVDVVKYLRDDPALRFVNFTDVTAVDYPSREKRFDVVYHLLSPTLNERIRLRAEADETTQVPSIIDVFPGADWFERETYDLYGVIFTGHPDMRRLLTDYGFDGHPLRKDFPLTGFVEVRYDDQEKRVLYEPVRLNQEFRKFDFLSPWEGADYPLPGDEKAEPKA, via the coding sequence ATGGACGACGGCAAGCTCGACGCCCTTGGGCAGACGATTGTTAGCGCGCTTCCGGGCGCGGCCACTGCCCATGCGGTCGCGTTCAACCAGCTCACCGTCACGGTCGAGGCGAGCAAGATCGTCGATGTCGTCAAGTACCTGCGCGATGATCCCGCGCTGCGCTTCGTCAACTTCACCGACGTCACCGCGGTGGACTATCCCAGCCGCGAGAAGCGTTTCGATGTGGTCTATCATTTGCTGTCGCCGACGTTGAACGAGCGCATCCGCCTGCGAGCGGAAGCCGACGAGACCACGCAGGTACCGTCGATCATCGACGTGTTTCCCGGCGCCGACTGGTTCGAGCGCGAAACCTACGACCTCTACGGCGTGATCTTCACCGGCCACCCCGACATGCGGCGGCTGCTGACGGATTACGGCTTCGACGGCCATCCGCTGCGCAAGGATTTCCCGCTCACCGGATTCGTCGAGGTCCGCTACGACGACCAGGAGAAGCGGGTGCTTTATGAGCCGGTCCGCCTCAACCAGGAATTCCGCAAATTCGATTTCCTCTCGCCTTGGGAAGGCGCGGACTATCCGCTTCCGGGCGATGAGAAGGCTGAGCCGAAGGCCTGA
- a CDS encoding FkbM family methyltransferase yields MAQAPIQFDRASGVLEGANAWERLAAVALALGSKVASNFSHRGYNLCANLLRTTLPERGIQIKLNPDAIFEFPYGDGYWSKLLNRTYSYEDELELLFKDSADVDYTLLDCGANYGYWSVLVSSKPFGSHKAIAIEPSGQNFPKLANNAKINGNRFEVMKSAIGAARGTARLSGTKHEAFSIAGDQSDGEEVPVIALDNLLDDGKVAADGKYLIKLDVEGVEIEAMKGGARLMQIDSVLLCEEHGNDPEHTVSRYILEQTPLKLIVYDPRSHRLETVTDLSILDRIKVSTHVGYNVFGTASAFWLARIDALNAKAARRVQ; encoded by the coding sequence ATGGCCCAGGCGCCCATCCAGTTTGACCGGGCTTCGGGCGTGCTCGAGGGCGCGAACGCATGGGAGCGTTTGGCTGCTGTAGCGCTGGCACTAGGGTCGAAGGTGGCGTCGAATTTTTCGCATCGCGGCTACAACCTCTGCGCCAATCTGTTGCGCACCACGCTGCCCGAGCGCGGCATCCAGATCAAACTCAATCCCGACGCCATCTTCGAATTTCCCTATGGCGACGGCTACTGGAGCAAGCTGCTCAACCGCACCTATAGCTACGAGGACGAGCTGGAGCTGCTGTTCAAGGACTCCGCCGACGTCGACTACACACTGCTCGATTGCGGCGCCAATTACGGCTACTGGTCGGTCCTGGTGTCGAGCAAACCCTTCGGTTCGCACAAGGCGATCGCGATCGAGCCCTCGGGGCAGAATTTCCCGAAGCTGGCCAACAACGCCAAAATCAACGGCAACCGTTTCGAGGTGATGAAAAGCGCGATCGGCGCCGCGCGCGGCACCGCGCGCCTGTCCGGCACCAAGCATGAGGCGTTCAGCATCGCCGGCGACCAGTCGGACGGCGAGGAAGTGCCGGTCATCGCGCTCGACAATCTGCTCGATGACGGCAAGGTCGCCGCGGATGGAAAATACCTGATCAAGCTCGACGTCGAAGGCGTCGAGATCGAGGCCATGAAGGGCGGCGCGCGGCTGATGCAGATCGACAGCGTCTTGCTGTGCGAGGAGCACGGCAACGATCCCGAGCACACCGTGTCGCGCTATATCCTCGAACAGACCCCGCTGAAGCTGATCGTCTACGATCCGCGCAGCCATCGCCTTGAAACCGTGACCGACCTTTCGATTCTGGATCGGATCAAGGTTTCAACCCATGTCGGCTACAACGTGTTCGGCACCGCAAGCGCCTTCTGGCTCGCCCGGATTGATGCGCTCAATGCGAAAGCTGCGCGCCGCGTGCAATGA
- a CDS encoding HU family DNA-binding protein → MAKKAAAPATITLKHLAAALAEEHDLSKKAAEAILTDMVGKITKHLKKGERIRIVGLGILQVRKRAARTGRNPATGQPIQIKASKKVAFRAAKELKEAV, encoded by the coding sequence ATGGCGAAGAAAGCGGCGGCTCCGGCCACCATCACACTAAAGCATCTGGCAGCGGCTCTCGCCGAGGAACACGATCTGTCGAAAAAAGCCGCCGAGGCGATCCTGACCGACATGGTCGGCAAGATCACAAAACACCTGAAAAAGGGCGAGCGGATCCGGATCGTTGGTCTCGGCATCCTCCAGGTCCGCAAGCGCGCCGCCCGCACCGGGCGCAACCCCGCCACTGGCCAGCCGATCCAGATCAAGGCCAGCAAGAAGGTCGCGTTCCGAGCGGCCAAGGAACTCAAGGAAGCGGTCTGA
- a CDS encoding NADH-quinone oxidoreductase subunit A, whose amino-acid sequence MNGILQDYLPLVVFIGVASLIGLALLIAPFLVAFQQPDPEKLSAYECGFNAFDDARMKFDVRFYLVAILFIIFDLEVAFLFPWAVAFGKLGATGFWSMMVFLAVLTVGFAYEWKKGALEWD is encoded by the coding sequence ATGAACGGCATCCTGCAAGATTACCTGCCACTTGTCGTGTTTATCGGGGTGGCGAGCCTGATCGGTTTGGCACTCCTGATCGCCCCGTTCCTGGTCGCGTTCCAGCAGCCGGACCCGGAAAAGCTCTCCGCTTATGAATGCGGATTCAACGCATTCGACGACGCCCGCATGAAGTTCGACGTTCGCTTCTACCTGGTGGCGATCCTCTTCATCATCTTCGACCTCGAAGTGGCGTTCCTGTTCCCGTGGGCGGTTGCGTTCGGCAAGTTAGGGGCCACCGGCTTCTGGTCCATGATGGTGTTCCTCGCCGTCCTCACGGTCGGTTTTGCTTATGAGTGGAAGAAAGGCGCGCTCGAATGGGATTGA
- a CDS encoding MarR family winged helix-turn-helix transcriptional regulator: MSRKLEKQTAASPAAADVAELAPITAMMSSRLMVLANLLKRGAILRYKRLAGLSSVEFGLVASLGRRPPMSVIRLAEAVGMDKGQISRALAELVARKLVAKAVNPRDNRETLVCLTKAGLAAHDTIVAGAQERNRRLLEQLGKEELAVLLDQIDRLTETAAQMLADEKDLK, encoded by the coding sequence ATGAGCCGGAAGCTGGAAAAGCAGACCGCGGCATCGCCTGCGGCCGCCGATGTCGCGGAATTGGCGCCGATCACCGCGATGATGTCGTCGCGGCTGATGGTGCTGGCCAATCTGCTCAAGCGCGGCGCGATCCTGCGCTATAAGCGGCTGGCGGGCTTGTCCTCGGTGGAGTTCGGCCTGGTGGCTTCGCTGGGGCGGCGGCCGCCGATGAGCGTTATCCGGCTTGCGGAGGCGGTCGGCATGGACAAGGGCCAGATCAGCCGGGCGCTGGCGGAACTGGTCGCGCGCAAGCTGGTCGCCAAGGCGGTCAACCCGCGCGACAACCGCGAGACGCTGGTTTGCCTGACCAAGGCGGGGCTGGCTGCCCATGATACAATTGTGGCAGGGGCGCAGGAGCGTAACCGGCGCCTGCTGGAACAGCTCGGCAAGGAAGAGCTGGCGGTGCTGCTCGACCAGATCGATCGCCTGACCGAGACGGCCGCCCAAATGCTCGCCGACGAAAAGGATTTGAAGTGA
- the nuoE gene encoding NADH-quinone oxidoreductase subunit NuoE, with protein sequence MSVRRLAPKEVQPASFAFTDENLAWAKAQIAKYPPGRQASAVIAILWRAQEQHEGWVSEAAIRVVADLLDMPYIRVLEVATFYTMFQLQPVGKKAHVQVCGTTPCRLRGAGDLIEVCQSRIHHEPFHLSKDGNFSWEEVECLGACVNAPMVQIWKDTYEDLTKESFGKVLDGFASGNPPKPGPQIDRQFSAPVGGPTTLKEPT encoded by the coding sequence ATGTCCGTCCGCCGCCTCGCCCCTAAAGAAGTGCAGCCCGCGAGCTTTGCGTTCACGGACGAGAATCTCGCCTGGGCCAAGGCGCAGATCGCAAAGTATCCGCCGGGCCGTCAGGCCTCCGCTGTGATCGCGATCCTGTGGCGCGCGCAGGAGCAGCATGAGGGGTGGGTCTCGGAAGCCGCGATCCGCGTGGTCGCCGACCTGCTCGACATGCCCTACATCCGCGTGCTGGAAGTGGCGACCTTCTACACTATGTTCCAGTTGCAGCCGGTCGGCAAGAAGGCCCATGTGCAGGTGTGCGGCACCACGCCGTGCCGCTTGCGCGGCGCCGGCGACCTGATCGAGGTGTGCCAAAGCCGCATCCATCACGAGCCCTTCCACCTGTCGAAGGACGGCAATTTCAGTTGGGAAGAGGTCGAGTGCCTGGGCGCCTGCGTGAACGCGCCGATGGTGCAGATCTGGAAGGACACCTACGAGGACCTGACCAAGGAAAGTTTCGGCAAGGTGCTGGACGGCTTTGCCTCGGGCAATCCGCCGAAGCCCGGACCGCAGATCGACCGTCAGTTCTCGGCGCCTGTGGGCGGGCCGACGACGCTGAAGGAACCTACATGA
- a CDS encoding GFA family protein, which yields MEIDGQCHCGRVTYRADIDPERVSICHCTDCQNLTGSPYRVTVICSAEQVRMTGAPAKVYPKKGDNGRTRFQHFCEACGSPLFTSGDGGPDDWGIRWGSIRQRDRLKPARQIWCRSAAPWIHEIGALPGRPGD from the coding sequence ATGGAAATCGACGGGCAATGCCATTGCGGGCGGGTGACCTATCGGGCCGATATCGACCCTGAAAGAGTGTCGATCTGTCACTGCACCGATTGCCAAAACCTGACGGGCTCGCCGTACCGGGTGACGGTGATCTGTTCGGCCGAGCAGGTCCGCATGACCGGCGCGCCGGCGAAGGTCTATCCGAAGAAGGGCGACAACGGCCGGACGCGCTTTCAGCACTTTTGCGAAGCATGCGGCTCGCCATTGTTCACCAGCGGAGACGGCGGACCAGATGATTGGGGCATCCGCTGGGGCAGCATCCGCCAGCGCGATCGGCTCAAGCCGGCGCGGCAAATCTGGTGCCGCTCCGCCGCGCCGTGGATCCACGAGATTGGGGCGCTACCCGGGCGGCCGGGCGACTAG
- the pepT gene encoding peptidase T, which yields MLASPLAFTHDVTERLLRYVVIDTQSDPASPTCPSTEKQTNLGRLLASELQAMGVTDAHLDEHGYVYATIPATTEKKVPVICFCSHMDTSPDCTGANVKPQIVKNYRGGDIVLPADPTQVIRFADHPALAGQIGHDIITTDGTTLLGADNKAGLAEIMDAARFLIENPQIKHGTVKILFTPDEEIGRGVDKVDLKKLGADFAYTMDGESAGHIEDETFSADGATITIEGVSTHPGFAKGKMEHAIKIAAAIIDCLPKDTCSPETTEGKEGFLHPIGISGALEKATIGFIVRDFTDEGLQQKEALLEDIVKDVMKDYPRSTYRMEVKPQYRNMKQVIDRHPETVEYAIEAIKRAGLTPVRSSIRGGTDGSRLSFMGLPCPNIFAGEHAFHSRLEWVSRQDMEKAAETIVHLAMIWEERA from the coding sequence ATGCTGGCCTCGCCCCTCGCGTTCACCCACGATGTCACCGAGCGCCTCCTGCGCTATGTCGTGATCGACACCCAGTCCGATCCGGCCTCGCCGACCTGCCCTTCCACCGAGAAGCAGACGAATTTGGGCCGCCTGCTGGCGTCAGAGCTGCAGGCGATGGGGGTCACCGACGCCCATCTCGATGAGCACGGCTATGTCTACGCGACAATCCCGGCCACTACCGAGAAGAAGGTCCCGGTGATCTGCTTCTGCTCGCATATGGACACTTCCCCGGATTGCACCGGGGCCAACGTCAAGCCGCAGATCGTGAAGAATTATCGCGGCGGCGACATCGTGCTGCCGGCTGATCCCACCCAGGTGATCCGCTTTGCCGACCATCCTGCCCTCGCCGGCCAGATCGGCCATGACATCATCACGACCGACGGCACCACGCTGCTCGGGGCCGACAACAAGGCCGGTCTCGCCGAGATCATGGATGCGGCACGGTTCCTGATCGAAAATCCGCAAATCAAGCACGGCACGGTCAAGATCCTGTTCACCCCGGATGAAGAGATCGGCCGCGGCGTCGACAAGGTCGACCTGAAAAAGCTCGGCGCCGACTTCGCCTATACCATGGACGGCGAAAGCGCCGGGCATATCGAGGACGAAACCTTTTCAGCCGACGGCGCCACCATCACCATCGAAGGCGTCTCGACCCATCCCGGTTTTGCCAAAGGCAAGATGGAGCACGCCATCAAGATCGCGGCGGCCATCATCGACTGCCTACCCAAGGATACCTGCTCGCCCGAGACGACTGAAGGCAAAGAAGGCTTTCTGCACCCGATCGGCATTTCGGGCGCGCTGGAGAAAGCCACCATCGGCTTCATCGTGCGCGATTTCACCGACGAGGGCCTGCAGCAAAAGGAGGCCCTGCTCGAAGACATCGTCAAAGACGTGATGAAGGACTATCCGCGCTCGACCTACCGGATGGAGGTCAAGCCGCAATACCGCAACATGAAACAGGTGATCGACCGCCACCCCGAGACGGTCGAGTACGCCATCGAGGCGATCAAGCGCGCCGGGCTGACACCGGTGCGAAGCTCGATCCGCGGCGGCACCGACGGCTCACGCCTGTCCTTCATGGGCCTGCCCTGCCCCAACATTTTTGCCGGCGAACACGCCTTCCATTCACGGCTGGAGTGGGTGAGCCGTCAAGATATGGAGAAGGCGGCGGAGACCATCGTGCATCTGGCGATGATCTGGGAAGAGCGGGCATAG
- a CDS encoding aromatic ring-hydroxylating dioxygenase subunit alpha has translation MTITQRDRDLGTGYATKPSTTRTELTSVGRGTPMGELLRRYWHPIGLVSDATDIPRKVRVLGEDLVLFRDRHARVGLLHARCCHRGTTLYYGKVEEDGIRCCYHGWKFDTEGHCLEQPCEPEGGLFKDKVRQPWYPVEERYGLIFAYLGPTEKKPVLPRYECLENMDDGEFVEADDSSIGGGGPAIIPCNWLQHFENVVDPYHVPVLHGSFSGPQFTDMMASMPQVKFEMSPRGVTVRSIRHQDDGKVFYRVTEAALPTLRVVPNPRVAQFARVESIGWTLPIDDTSFRIYVAGRVKNSGDIGRMRSKFNGKFWQEMTEQEHQQFPGDYEAQVGQGKVTLHSEEHFGQSDRGILMIRRMLSDQLAAIAAGRDPIGISFDSTAVPVEFEAGNFIREA, from the coding sequence ATGACCATTACGCAGCGGGATCGCGATCTCGGGACTGGCTACGCCACGAAGCCGTCGACGACCCGGACCGAGTTGACCTCGGTCGGCCGCGGCACGCCGATGGGCGAATTGCTGCGGCGCTACTGGCACCCGATCGGGCTCGTGTCGGACGCCACCGATATCCCCAGAAAAGTGCGCGTGCTCGGCGAGGACCTAGTGCTGTTTCGCGACCGGCATGCCCGTGTCGGACTGCTGCACGCCCGCTGCTGCCATCGCGGCACCACGCTCTATTACGGCAAGGTCGAGGAAGACGGCATCCGCTGCTGCTATCACGGCTGGAAGTTCGACACCGAGGGCCATTGCCTCGAACAGCCCTGCGAGCCCGAGGGTGGCCTGTTCAAGGACAAGGTGCGGCAGCCCTGGTACCCGGTCGAGGAGCGCTACGGCCTGATCTTCGCCTATCTGGGCCCGACCGAAAAAAAGCCGGTGCTGCCGCGCTACGAATGCCTGGAGAACATGGACGATGGCGAGTTCGTCGAGGCGGACGATTCATCGATCGGCGGCGGCGGTCCGGCCATCATCCCCTGCAACTGGCTGCAGCATTTCGAGAACGTCGTCGATCCATACCATGTGCCGGTGCTGCACGGATCGTTCTCGGGCCCGCAATTCACTGACATGATGGCCTCGATGCCGCAGGTGAAGTTCGAGATGTCGCCGCGCGGCGTCACCGTGCGCTCGATCCGGCATCAGGACGACGGCAAGGTGTTTTATCGGGTGACCGAAGCCGCCCTCCCCACGCTGCGCGTCGTGCCCAATCCGCGGGTCGCGCAATTCGCCCGCGTCGAATCGATCGGCTGGACGCTGCCGATCGACGATACGTCCTTCCGCATCTACGTCGCAGGCCGGGTGAAGAATTCAGGCGATATCGGAAGGATGCGCTCGAAATTCAACGGAAAATTCTGGCAGGAGATGACCGAACAGGAGCACCAGCAATTCCCCGGCGACTACGAGGCGCAGGTCGGCCAGGGCAAGGTGACGCTGCATTCGGAAGAGCATTTCGGCCAGAGCGACCGCGGCATCCTGATGATCCGGCGGATGCTGAGCGATCAGCTCGCAGCGATCGCCGCCGGCCGCGATCCGATCGGCATCTCCTTCGATTCAACTGCGGTGCCGGTCGAATTCGAGGCGGGCAATTTCATTCGCGAGGCGTGA
- a CDS encoding NADH-quinone oxidoreductase subunit D, which translates to MNEQQNLRNFTINFGPQHPAAHGVLRLVLELDGEVVERVDPHIGLLHRGTEKLIEHKTYLQAIPYFDRLDYVAPMNQEHAFCLAAEKLLGITVPRRGQLIRVLYCEIGRILSHLLNVTTQAMDVGALTPPLWGFEEREKLMQFYERASGSRMHAAYFRVGGVHQDLPQKLIDDIDAWCDPFLQVVADLDTLLTGNRIFKQRNVDIGVVSLQQAWEWGFSGVMVRGSGAAWDLRKAQPYECYAEMDFDIPIGKNGDCYDRYLIRMEEMRQSVRIMRQCIAKLNSPDGQGPVVVEDNKIAPPRRGEMKRSMEALIHHFKLYTEGVHVPAGEVYAAVEAPKGEFGVYLVSDGTNKPYKCKIRAPGFAHLQAMDFICRGHLLADVSAILGSLDIVFGEVDR; encoded by the coding sequence ATGAACGAACAGCAGAACCTGCGTAACTTCACGATCAATTTTGGGCCGCAACATCCGGCCGCGCACGGCGTGCTGCGCCTTGTGCTGGAGCTGGACGGCGAGGTTGTCGAGCGTGTTGATCCGCATATCGGCTTGCTGCATCGCGGCACCGAGAAGCTGATCGAGCACAAGACCTACCTTCAGGCGATCCCCTATTTCGATCGGCTCGATTACGTCGCGCCGATGAACCAGGAGCACGCCTTCTGCCTCGCGGCGGAAAAGCTGCTCGGCATCACGGTGCCGCGCCGCGGCCAACTGATCCGCGTGCTCTACTGCGAGATCGGCCGCATCCTGTCGCATCTGCTCAACGTCACCACGCAGGCGATGGACGTCGGCGCGCTGACCCCGCCGCTGTGGGGTTTTGAAGAGCGCGAAAAGCTGATGCAATTTTACGAGCGCGCCTCCGGCTCCCGCATGCATGCGGCGTATTTCCGCGTCGGTGGCGTGCACCAGGATCTGCCGCAGAAACTGATCGATGATATCGACGCTTGGTGCGATCCGTTCCTGCAGGTCGTCGCCGACCTCGACACGCTGCTGACCGGCAACCGCATCTTCAAGCAGCGCAACGTCGATATCGGCGTGGTGTCGCTGCAGCAGGCCTGGGAGTGGGGCTTTTCGGGCGTGATGGTGCGCGGCTCCGGCGCGGCCTGGGACCTGCGCAAGGCGCAGCCCTACGAGTGCTACGCCGAGATGGATTTCGACATTCCGATCGGCAAGAACGGCGACTGCTACGATCGCTACCTGATCCGCATGGAAGAGATGCGCCAGTCGGTCCGCATCATGAGGCAGTGCATCGCGAAGCTGAACTCGCCTGACGGGCAGGGGCCTGTCGTCGTCGAGGACAACAAGATCGCACCACCGCGGCGCGGCGAGATGAAGCGTTCGATGGAAGCGCTGATCCATCACTTCAAGCTCTACACCGAAGGCGTGCACGTGCCCGCCGGCGAGGTCTATGCCGCGGTCGAGGCGCCGAAAGGCGAGTTCGGCGTCTACCTGGTCTCCGATGGCACCAACAAACCTTACAAGTGCAAGATCCGCGCACCGGGCTTTGCCCATCTGCAGGCGATGGACTTCATCTGCCGCGGTCATCTGCTCGCCGACGTCTCGGCCATTTTAGGTTCCCTCGACATCGTGTTCGGAGAGGTCGATCGGTGA